A stretch of the Argentina anserina chromosome 6, drPotAnse1.1, whole genome shotgun sequence genome encodes the following:
- the LOC126800226 gene encoding uncharacterized protein LOC126800226 → MCILCVIQKWSRRVATMLPWLVIPLIGLWALSQLLPPAFRFEITSPRLACVFVLLVTLFWYEILMPQLSAWRLRRNARLRERKRFEAIELQKLRKTATRRCRNCLTPYRDQNPGGGRFMCSYCGHISKRPVLDLPVPGIGLSNAGIIKDLIGKGGKILNGKVWSENGWMCGQDWLENGNWVGGSIGGKSSYWRKDGSSVFGGDENCLAEKSYSGVVIFACKLLTSFFLSVRWLWRKIFRISSSGDDAASEEHKAMLAKRGENGVNFQESRGEKARRKAEEKRQARIEKELLEEEERKQREEVARLVEERRKLRDEKKEAERGDHGKTPPPVREKDSKKEAEKRRQDRRKDKDKGSSKSNSDVEELEKRAGKESDRKRDFDKKNDIERQELQKSGTDFFKGQSTEVGYAAKNISSNSSVRGNAGSRYLDRMRGTIFSSSKAFSGGSFFGKGSNTTVTKETKSSISVDHVHSSPHRKDLFPPERVAGRPLMNGDDKSISRPIQSESQPGTVPKKSWQQLFTRSSSVPASSTVNVISRPNAKSQTEVHTPMSSGQPSSIQSFDNPINFGLPSPFTISPFSKGVPSSSLGFSPAIEPMFPRVGEGHHEPIHEEPELFEDPCYVPDPVSLLGPVSESLDNFQLDMGTGFVKDLGSDRPRTLKNVSASSDLNKPSPIESPFSREKHNCNRFPSTPRAHDMHSPPLDDANANDKGTWKMWNSCPLGQEGLGLAGGPASWLLPPELNRSSKDDSSHMSLFSTEEQVPGPHSPRHQSIFLGNGHNGGTFSPVTGSSDHDPWLQKAYFPPLSTAEPHLPLKPPEEVTKKEIFFGSPSRSTTNHAFELSPGNGWSKRESIECSGQGTAGEGVGKPSVVRPHVRGPYPPAPDVQSLWSYV, encoded by the exons ATGTGTATACTGTGTGTGATTCAGAAGTGGTCTCGCCGGGTTGCGACAATGCTTCCTTGGTTAGTTATTCCGTTAATAGGACTGTGGGCCCTGTCTCAGCTCTTGCCGCCGGCCTTTCGGTTTGAGATTACTTCGCCGAGGCTTGCCTGCGTGTTTGTGCTGCTAGTTACTTTGTTTTGGTACGAGATTTTGATGCCCCAGCTCTCGGCGTGGAGGTTGAGGCGCAATGCCAGGCTTAGGGAGAGGAAGAGGTTTGAGGCGATAGAGTTGCAGAAGTTGAGGAAGACTGCGACGAGGCGGTGCAGGAACTGTTTGACTCCTTATAGGGATCAGAATCCTGGCGGCGGTCGGTTTATGTGTTCTTATTGCGGGCATATTTCGAAGAGACCGGTTTTGGACTTGCCTGTACCTGGGATAGGGCTGTCGAATGCGGGAATTATCAAGGATTTGATTGGGAAAGGGGGAAAAATATTGAATGGAAAGGTATGGTCGGAAAATGGGTGGATGTGTGGTCAAGATTGGTTGGAGAATGGGAATTGGGTCGGTGGTTCTATAGGTGGGAAGTCTAGTTATTGGAGGAAGGATGGGAGCAGTGTTTTTGGAGGGGATGAGAATTGTTTGGCAGAGAAGTCTTATTCGGGTGTTGTTATTTTTGCCTGCAAGCTACTGACGTCATTTTTCTTGAGTGTTAGATGGCTTTGGAGAAAGATATTTAGGATTAGTTCATCAGGAGATGATGCTGCATCTGAAGAGCATAAAGCAATGTTGGCCAAGAGGGGTGAGAATGGGGTCAACTTTCAAGAGAGTAGAGGAGAAAAGGCACGCAGAAAAGCAGAAGAAAAGAGACAAGCTAGGATAGAGAAGGAGCTCttagaagaggaagagaggaagcaaagGGAGGAAGTCGCAAGGCTGGTGGAGGAACGCAGGAAACTTAGGGATGAGAAAAAGGAAGCTGAAAGAGGAGATCATGGGAAAACACCGCCACCTGTGAGGGAGAAGGATAGTAAGAAGGAAGCAGAAAAGAGACGTCAGGATAGAAGGAAAGATAAAGACAAGGGTTCAAGCAAGAGCAATTCTGATGTAGAAGAGTTGGAAAAGAGAGCAGGTAAGGAGAGTGACCGGAAACGGGACTTTGACAAGAAGAATGACATTGAACGTCAGGAGCTTCAGAAATCAGGGACAGACTTTTTCAAGGGTCAAAGCACTGAGGTGGGGTATGCTGCAAAGAATATATCTTCAAATAGTTCAGTGAGGGGAAATGCCGGATCTAGGTACCTTGACCGCATGAGGGGTACaatcttttcttcttcaaaagCATTTAGTGGAGGTAGTTTCTTTGGAAAGGGTTCCAATACTACAGTGACGAAAGAAACCAAATCTAGCATTTCTGTGGATCATGTCCATAGCTCTCCCCACAGGAAAGACTTATTCCCACCCGAGCGCGTAGCTGGCAGACCTTTGATGAATGGAGATGATAAAAGTATTAGCCGCCCT ATTCAGTCCGAATCACAGCCAGGGACAGTGCCGAAAAAATCATGGCAGCAATTATTTACGCGTTCATCATCCGTTCCTGCATCCTCAACTGTAAATGTAATCAGTAGACCAAATGCAAAGTCCCAAACAGAAGTGCATACTCCTATGTCATCTGGTCAACCGTCATCAATACAATCTTTTGACAATCCAATTAATTTTGGTCTGCCATCACCATTCACCATATCTCCCTTTTCTAAAGGAGTCCCTAGCAGCAGTTTAGGCTTTTCACCTGCAATTGAACCCATGTTCCCTCGCGTTGGAGAAGGGCATCATGAACCAATACATGAAGAGCCAGAGCTTTTTGAAGACCCATGTTATGTTCCTGATCCGGTATCTTTGCTTGGGCCTGTCTCTGAGTCACTTGATAATTTTCAGTTGGACATGGGGACTGGCTTCGTGAAAGATCTGGGATCGGACAGGCCTCGCACATTAAAGAATGTATCTGCTTCTTCTGATCTCAACAAGCCATCTCCAATTGAGTCACCTTTTTCACGAGAAAAACATAACTGTAATCGCTTTCCAAGTACACCAAGGGCCCACGATATGCATTCTCCACCCCTAGATGATGCAAATGCAAATGATAAGGGTACGTGGAAAATGTGGAATAGTTGTCCTCTTGGCCAGGAAGGTTTAGGTTTAGCAGGTGGCCCAGCAAGCTGGCTTCTACCTCCTGAATTGAACAGATCCAGCAAGGATGATTCATCTCATATGTCACTGTTTTCAACAGAAGAACAGGTTCCTGGCCCTCACTCTCCTCGCCATCAAAGCATTTTCCTTGGTAATGGCCATAATGGTGGGACATTCAGCCCCGTGACTGGTTCAAGTGATCATGATCCTTGGTTACAAAAGGCATATTTTCCACCATTGTCAACTGCTGAACCCCATCTTCCTCTCAAACCTCCAGAGGAAGTTACGAAGAAAGAAATATTTTTTGGGAGTCCCAGCAGATCAACTACCAATCATGCGTTTGAGCTGTCTCCAGGAAATGGCTGGTCCAA GAGGGAATCGATTGAATGCAGTGGTCAGGGTACAGCAGGGGAAGGTGTTGGAAAGCCGTCAGTTGTTAGGCCTCATGTCAGGGGTCCTTATCCTCCTGCCCCAGATGTACAGTCGCTTTGGTCTTATGTTTGA
- the LOC126800245 gene encoding CBL-interacting protein kinase 2-like — protein sequence MENKGSVLMQRYELGRLLGQGTFAKVYHARNLITGMSVAIKIIDKERILKVGMIDQIKREISVMRLIRHPNVVELYEVMASKTKIYFVMEYVKGGELFNKVSKGKLKEDAARKYFQQLVSAVDYCHSRGVYHRDLKPENLLLDENGNLKVSDFGLSALGESKRQDGLLHTTCGTPAYVAPEVINRKGYDGAKADIWSCGVVLFVLLAGYLPFHDANLMELYRKIGKGEFKFPNWFTPEVRRLLSKIFDPNPNTRISLSKVMQSSWFRKGLVQKLEIAEVPVKELAPLDADAIFGPGEDNNSVTEAKQELAQKPSNLNAFDIISYSAGFDLSGLFEEAEQKKEVRFTSNKTAPTIISKLEDIAKRLKLKIKKKDGGLLRMEGSTEGRKGVLGIETEIFEITPTFHLVEVKKSSGDTLEYQKVMKKEVRPGLKDIVWTWQGEQHPQQQEPPQPEQQEQQPLALPVQVVSPQPA from the coding sequence ATGGAAAACAAAGGGAGTGTGCTGATGCAGCGATACGAATTGGGGAGGTTATTAGGCCAAGGAACCTTTGCCAAGGTCTATCATGCTAGGAACCTCATAACTGGCATGAGTGTGGCCATAAAGATAATTGATAAAGAGAGGATCTTGAAGGTTGGGATGATTGATCAGATCAAGCGTGAAATCTCTGTTATGCGATTGATTAGACATCCTAATGTGGTAGAGCTTTATGAGGTGATGGCCAGCAAAACCAAGATTTATTTTGTCATGGAGTATGTCAAAGGTGGTGAGCTCTTCAACAAGGTTTCCAAAGGCAAGCTAAAGGAGGATGCTGCTAGAAAATACTTTCAACAGCTTGTCAGTGCTGTTGACTACTGCCATAGTAGAGGTGTGTACCATCGTGATTTGAAACCGGAAAACCTACTTTTGGATGAGAATGGGAATCTAAAGGTTTCAGATTTCGGGCTGAGTGCCCTTGGTGAATCCAAGCGCCAAGATGGATTGCTTCATACAACCTGTGGGACTCCTGCATATGTTGCCCCAGAAGTAATAAACAGGAAAGGCTATGATGGTGCCAAAGCTGACATTTGGTCATGTGGGGTGGTATTATTTGTTCTATTGGCTGGCTATCTTCCATTTCATGATGCAAATTTGATGGAGTTGTATAGGAAGATTGGTAAGGGTGAATTCAAATTCCCTAACTGGTTTACTCCTGAAGTACGCAGGCTTCTGTCGAAGATATTtgatccaaatccaaatactCGGATATCCTTGTCTAAAGTAATGCAGTCTTCTTGGTTCCGGAAGGGGCTGGTCCAAAAACTTGAAATTGCTGAAGTGCCAGTGAAAGAGCTGGCCCCTTTGGATGCTGATGCCATTTTTGGACCAGGTGAAGATAACAATTCTGTGACAGAGGCAAAGCAAGAGTTAGCACAGAAGCCTTCTAACTTGAATGCTTTTGATATCATCTCCTACTCTGCTGGTTTTGACTTGTCCGGACTGTTTGAGGAGGCTGAACAGAAAAAAGAAGTGCGGTTTACATCCAACAAAACTGCACCAACTATCATCAGCAAGCTGGAAGACATAGCCAAGCGTCTGaaactcaaaatcaagaagaagGACGGAGGGTTGTTGAGAATGGAAGGGTCTACGGAAGGCAGGAAGGGGGTTTTAGGCATTGAAACTGAGATCTTTGAGATCACCCCGACTTTTCACTTGGTGGAGGTGAAGAAGTCTAGTGGAGATACATTAGAGTATCAGAAGGTCATGAAAAAGGAGGTAAGGCCAGGTCTCAAGGACATTGTTTGGACTTGGCAAGGGGAGCAACATCCACAGCAACAAGAGCCACCACAACCAGAGCAGCAAGAGCAACAACCTTTGGCGCTCCCAGTTCAAGTCGTCTCTCCCCAGCCGGCATAA
- the LOC126800265 gene encoding uncharacterized protein LOC126800265, which translates to MNMRVIGFVILYLLGVSWACDARHVVVSYSVQEREPQTLNEFSGNNNVCTLCEEFASQALDYISENKTQTEIIGIWHNACNQLKSFKQQCVTLVDYYAPLLFLEVTSVEPVDLCRKVNLCQQVATFSSQLKEDSCGLCHRTVSEVLVKLKDPDTQLEIIEMLLKACNSVENYVKKCKRLVFQYGPLILVNAEEYLEKTDICTALHACNPSSVSMKEATSLEIGSMRADS; encoded by the exons ATGAATATGCGAGTAATTGGCTTTGTAATTCTATATTTGCTTGGAGTTAGTTGGGCTTGTGATGCAAGGCATGTGGTGGTTAGTTATTCAG TGCAAGAGAGGGAACCTCAAACTTTGAATGAGTTTTCTGGGAATAATAATGTGTGCACATTATGTGAGGAGTTTGCATCTCAGGCACTTGATTACATCAGTGAGAACAAGACTCAGACTGAGATCATTGGAATTTGGCATAACGCctgtaatcaattaaaatcttTCAAGCAGCAG TGTGTCACTTTGGTGGACTATTATGCTCCTCTCCTCTTCCTAGAGGTTACCTCTGTAGAACCTGTTGATTTATGCCGGAAGGTCAACCTATGTCAGCAAGTTGCAACCTTTTCCTCACAACTCAAGGAGGATAGCTGTGGATTATGTCATCGTACTGTTTCTGAAGTATTAGTCAAGTTAAAAGATCCTGATACACAG CTGGAAATCATTGAGATGCTTTTGAAGGCATGCAATTCTGTGGAGAACTATGTCAAGAAG TGCAAGAGGCTCGTCTTCCAGTATGGTCCACTAATTCTTGTGAATGCAGAGGAGTACCTTGAGAAAACAGATATATGCACCGCCCTTCATGCCTGTAATCCAAGCAGCGTTAGTATGAAAGAAGCAACATCATTGGAAATTGGATCCATGCGGGCAGACTCTTAG
- the LOC126800235 gene encoding WEB family protein At2g38370, which yields MEPDRSGVNGGSGLRAEIDTSAPFESVKEAVCRFGGVGYWRPSNTNNKHSETEHNMEEVNTEKLEEQALQLEKDLTLKERETLDVLIELEQTKKIIDELKKKLQKEVSEVDLETNIGKDYNQNMIPVINEVDKENHGDNASHCNSREGVSSYPSSAPGLILMELKQAKVNLTRTTSDLADIRASVQIFNKKLEKERVALEKTRVRLTSNSLKMLSLEEELNQTKQKLQLAKDAESKGAPDKSLDIAKELRRLSSETEQFKKMAEAAKIEVSRATSEIEQTRSKIKTAEIRLVAARKMKAAARAAEAFALAEIKALSNQENASGDAPEKPEGVTLSFEEYSTLTRRVRDAEELSKKRVRDAMKYVDDANVSKTEILKKVEEATEEVITSKKALEEALNRVEAANRGKLAVEEALRKWRSQHGQKRRSSLHNSTKFKNPCLSSHARELQLRDVNGLKLVGDETMPVLKPTLSIGQILSRKLMLPEEDEMELTETTPVKQKVSLGQMLSKQNGDQPSSKKFNKESGLKNFSAKRKKSGFARFSLLLTKQSRKKKKPAPDLK from the coding sequence CATAACATGGAAGAGGTTAACACTGAAAAGCTTGAAGAGCAGGCTTTACAGTTGGAAAAAGatctcactttgaaagaaaggGAAACTCTTGATGTTCTAATAGAACTAGAACAAACCAAAAAGATTATTGATGAATTGAAGAAAAAGCTGCAGAAAGAAGTATCTGAAGTGGACCTTGAGACAAATATTGGTAAGGACTACAATCAGAACATGATTCCTGTGATAAACGAAGTAGACAAGGAAAACCATGGGGACAATGCCAGCCATTGCAATTCGAGGGAAGGTGTGAGCTCGTATCCTTCTTCAGCACCAGGTTTAATCTTAATGGAGTTGAAACAAGCTAAGGTGAACCTTACCAGGACTACTAGTGATCTTGCTGACATTCGGGCTTCTGTTCAAATATTCAACAAGAAATTAGAGAAGGAGAGAGTCGCACTTGAGAAGACCCGAGTGAGGTTAACTTCAAATTCTTTAAAAATGTTGTCTCTTGAAGAAGAGCTCAACCAGACAAAACAAAAGCTGCAATTGGCAAAGGATGCTGAATCTAAAGGCGCTCCTGACAAGTCTTTAGATATAGCAAAGGAGCTTCGGCGACTGAGCTCTGAAACAGAACAGTTCAAGAAAATGGCAGAAGCTGCAAAGATAGAGGTCTCGAGAGCAACTTCTGAGATTGAGCAGACAAGAAGTAAGATTAAGACTGCTGAAATCAGGTTGGTTGCGGCAAGAAAGATGAAAGCTGCTGCTAGAGCAGCAGAAGCTTTTGCTCTTGCAGAAATTAAGGCTCTATCAAACCAGGAGAATGCTTCTGGAGATGCACCAGAGAAACCTGAAGGAGTAACTCTTTCATTTGAAGAATACTCTACCTTAACCCGCAGAGTTCGAGATGCAGAAGAACTATCTAAGAAGAGAGTAAGAGATGCCATGAAGTATGTGGATGATGCAAATGTATCGAAAACAGAAATCCTGAAGAAAGTAGAGGAAGCAACTGAAGAAGTCATAACCAGTAAAAAGGCATTGGAAGAAGCTCTGAACAGAGTGGAGGCTGCAAATAGGGGAAAGCTGGCAGTGGAAGAAGCTCTCCGCAAATGGAGATCCCAGCATGGTCAAAAAAGACGTTCTTCGTTACACAACTCTACCAAATTCAAGAATCCTTGCCTATCAAGTCATGCCAGAGAGTTGCAGTTGCGTGACGTAAATGGTCTGAAACTAGTTGGTGATGAAACAATGCCGGTTCTAAAGCCAACCTTATCAATTGGACAAATCCTGAGCAGGAAGTTGATGTTGCCTGAAGAGGATGAAATGGAATTGACCGAAACGACACCTGTAAAACAAAAGGTGTCATTGGGTCAGATGCTCAGTAAGCAAAATGGTGACCAACCCTCTTCGAAGAAGTTTAATAAGGAAAGTGGTCTTAAGAATTTTTCTGCAAAGAGAAAGAAGTCCGGGTTTGCTCGGTTCTCACTTCTTTTGACAAAGCAAAgcaggaaaaagaagaagccagCTCCAGACTTGAAGTAA